The Candidatus Nitrospira nitrificans genomic sequence ACGAATCGATTAAATTCCAGGACTTTGTCCAAGGCCTTGTGAAATCTCCGCTTCCCTCCTTTTCTCATTCCCAGCAGCCGTTCCCCGCTCAAATCCTTCCTGTCCCGGCGACACCGGACCCGGATGCACCAGTGACGCTCGGCGGACTCTTCCGCCACCTGGATACGGTGCTCACCGAAAAGACAGTTGTCATTGCCGACGTGGGCGAATCACTCTTTGCGGCGGCCGATTTGCACGTGCGCCACCGGTTTGAGTTTCTATCGCCGGCCTATTACACATCGATGGGGTTTGCCGTTCCCGCGGCATTAGGCGCTTCGTTTGCGGACCCGAGCCTGCGGCCCATCGTCCTGGTGGGTGACGGCGCCTTTCAAATGACCGGAACTGAATTGGCCAGCTGCGTGCGCTACGGCCAGGCTCCGATCGTCATTATTTTGAATAATCGAGGCTATTCAACTGAGCGTGAGATCTTGGAGGGTCCCTTTAACGATGTGCATGAATGGCAGTATGACAAGGTGTGCGACCTGATCGGAGGCGGAAGAGGTTCGCGTGTAAGCACGCAGCGGGAATTTGAACAGAACCTTGCCGCTGCCTTTGCCGATCCAAGCCGGCTTCATGTCCTGAACGTGCTCCTCAGCCCCAACGATCGATCACCCGGCATGGTGCGATTGGCGAGGCGGCTCGGGAAAAAGCTGTCGACGGATAAGCCATAGGAGAAACCATCCACTCCTGCCTGCTTTTCCCTACACCCCTGCCGGACATTTCCTCAAAATTCGAGTGATTCTCGGGCATGAAGTGACAAACACTTAGCCGTTGGTCACGCCCATCGATGGCATACCCCCTGCATTTTACAGTTGTTTATATTACACTCCAATCGGAGTAACCTAGCTCTTCTCGCCCTGCTGTCTTTACGCGAGACCGGCTTTCAGTAATAATCATTGATCCGCAGAGAGGCCCACAGTGTCTGATTTTTATCAAAATGGAGTCGTGACCGTTCTCCACCGGCTCGGGCAGCCCAACACCGAGCAGCTGGAGGATGAGCTTGAACGGTATGCGAAAACGACGCCGATCGCGCTGGTCCTCCCGTCGCTGTATGCGGAACTGGAGCGTCCCGCCCTCAAACGCATCGTCGAGATCCTGAGCGAGGTTCGCTACATCAACGAGATCGTCATTTCTTTGGATCAGGCCTCCGCCTTGGAATTCAGGCTGGCCAAGCAATTCTTTTCTCAACTCCCTCAACGGGTCCGCGTCGTCTGGAACGACGGCACCCGGATCCAGGCGCTGTTGAACACCTTGGTTTCGCATGAGATCGACATCGGACATCAGGGCAAGGGACGCGGGTGCTGGACCGCCTACGGCTATGTCCTGGCCAGGGGGCAAAGCCAAGTCATCGCCCTGCATGACTGCGACATTGTCAGCTATGACCGTCAGTACCTGGCCCGCCTCTGTTACCCCGTCGCCAATCCGAACCTCGCCTACGAATTTTGTAAGGGGTATTACAGTCGCGTGACGGACCGTATGCATGGACGGGTCACCCGTCTCTTCATCACTCCGCTGATCCGGAGCTTGCAACTGCTGGTCGGGCCGCATCCGCTCCTCTCCTTTTTGGATAGCTTTCGGTACCCGCTGGCCGGTGAATTCGCGATGGTGCGGGATCTGGCGTGGATCAACCGTATTCCCGGCGACTGGGGGTTGGAAATCGGCATGCTGGCCGAGGTGTACCGCAATTGCGCGCTCCGGCGGATCTGCCAGGCGGATATCGCCGATGCCTATGAGCACAAGCATCAAACGCTGTCGACGCACAATCCGGATGCCGGCCTGCTGAAAATGTGCGTCGATATCACGAAGTCGCTGTTCCGCAACCTGGCGAGCGAAGGGCTGGTCCTTTCGGAAAGCACCCTCAAAACGTTGCGGGCTACCTATCTCCAGGCTGCGCAGGAAGCCATCAGCCGGTACGAAAACGACGCGGCGATCAACAGCTTGCGCTTTGACCGCCATGAAGAG encodes the following:
- a CDS encoding glycosyltransferase family protein, producing MTVLHRLGQPNTEQLEDELERYAKTTPIALVLPSLYAELERPALKRIVEILSEVRYINEIVISLDQASALEFRLAKQFFSQLPQRVRVVWNDGTRIQALLNTLVSHEIDIGHQGKGRGCWTAYGYVLARGQSQVIALHDCDIVSYDRQYLARLCYPVANPNLAYEFCKGYYSRVTDRMHGRVTRLFITPLIRSLQLLVGPHPLLSFLDSFRYPLAGEFAMVRDLAWINRIPGDWGLEIGMLAEVYRNCALRRICQADIADAYEHKHQTLSTHNPDAGLLKMCVDITKSLFRNLASEGLVLSESTLKTLRATYLQAAQEAISRYENDAAINSLRFDRHEERRAVEVFLRGMTLATDSFLGDPLGVPMISNWSRVTHAVPDIFHRLMDAVEQDHAWDPTAETRQPLS